From Cannabis sativa cultivar Pink pepper isolate KNU-18-1 chromosome 8, ASM2916894v1, whole genome shotgun sequence, a single genomic window includes:
- the LOC115698846 gene encoding calcium-dependent protein kinase 20 has translation MGNTCVGPNLGSGGFLQSVTAAVWRTRPPEDNLHPPPLTNQESEAKPAQNSGLDSVRGSSKGSHGSKNGDRSMPVQNTPPETVKIANDQQDRPPHPQPSQAHPLPLPQPQPQPQPQSQPQPQPQVQPKEVESNKPDKEGVKEEGAKAADTSKPKKPSHIKRLSSAGLQAESVLGRKTANIKDFYSVGRKLGQGQFGTTFLCLEKMTSKEFACKTIAKRKLTTAEDVEDVRREIQIMHHLAGHPHVIQIVGAYEDAVAVHVVMELCAGGELFDRIIQRGHYTERKAAELARIIVGVVEACHSLGVMHRDLKPENFLFVNHEEDAPLKTIDFGLSMFFKPGETFTDVVGSPYYVAPEVLRKHYGPECDVWSAGVIIYILLSGVPPFWDESEQGIFEQVLKGELDFISEPWPSISESAKDLVRRMLVRDPKKRLTAHEVLSHPWVQVGGVAPDKPLDSAVLSRLKQFSAMNKLKKIAIRVIAETLSEEEIAGLKEMFKMIDADNSGQITLEELKNGLERVGANLKDSEISGLMQAADINNSGTIDYGEFVAAMLHLNKIQKEDHLYAAFSYFDKDGSGYITPDELQQVCDKFGLENVQLDDIISEVDQDNDGRIDYNEFAAMMQDGLGKGLQSNMSIGFRENLKH, from the exons ATGGGGAATACATGCGTAGGCCCAAATCTTGGTTCTGGTGGTTTCTTGCAATCTGTTACTGCCGCGGTTTGGCGAACCCGACCGCCGGAGGACAACCTTCATCCTCCTCCTCTAACTAATCAAGAAAGTGAAGCTAAGCCTGCCCAAAATTCAGGTCTTGATTCGGTTCGTGGTTCATCTAAAGGATCACATGGGTCTAAAAATGGTGATCGTTCAATGCCGGTTCAGAACACACCTCCTGAAACTGTGAAAATTGCTAATGATCAACAAGATCGCCCCCCTCATCCTCAGCCATCTCAGGCTCATCCCCTGCCTTTacctcagcctcagcctcagcctcagcctcaaTCACAACCTCAACCTCAACCTCAGGTTCAGCCTAAGGAGGTGGAATCTAATAAACCTGATAAGGAAGGGGTAAAGGAGGAAGGTGCAAAGGCTGCAGATACTTCAAAACCCAAGAAACCTTCTCATATTAAGAGGCTTTCGAGTGCAGGGCTTCAAGCAGAATCAGTTTTAGGAAGAAAGACTGCAAATATAAAGGATTTTTACAGTGTTGGAAGGAAGCTTGGACAAGGGCAGTTTGGGACAACGTTCCTTTGCTTGGAGAAGATGACATCTAAAGAATTTGCTTGTAAAACAATTGCGAAAAGGAAACTGACGACAGCTGAGGATGTGGAGGATGTTAGGAGGGAGATTCAGATAATGCACCATTTGGCTGGTCATCCTCATGTGATACAGATTGTTGGGGCTTATGAGGATGCTGTTGCTGTCCATGTAGTTATGGAGCTTTGTGCTGGTGGAGAGCTTTTCGATAGGATTATACAAAGGGGGCACTATACAGAGAGGAAAGCAGCAGAGCTAGCTAGGATTATAGTTGGTGTTGTTGAAGCATGCCATTCTCTTGGTGTTATGCATCGAGATTTGAAGCCTGAGAACTTTTTATTTGTTAACCATGAAGAGGATGCCCCACTTAAAACAATTGATTTTGGGCTTTCAATGTTCTTTAAGCCAG GTGAAACGTTTACTGATGTGGTTGGTAGTCCTTACTATGTCGCCCCAGAAGTGTTACGGAAGCATTATGGTCCAGAATGTGATGTTTGGAGCGCTGGGGTGATCATTTATATTTTACTTAGTGGAGTGCCCCCATTTTGGGATG AATCGGAGCAAGGAATATTTGAGCAGGTTTTAAAGGGAGAACTCGATTTTATCTCTGAACCATGGCCTAGCATATCTGAAAGTGCAAAGGATCTTGTTCGAAGAATGCTTGTAAGGGACCCTAAGAAGCGACTTACGGCCCATGAAGTTCTTA GCCATCCTTGGGTTCAAGTTGGTGGCGTTGCTCCTGACAAACCTCTTGATTCCGCTGTTTTATCTCGCTTGAAACAATTCTCTGCTATGAACAAGCTGAAGAAAATAGCCATTAGG GTTATTGCAGAAACCTTGTCTGAAGAGGAAATTGCGGGTTTGAAGGAGATGTTTAAGATGATAGATGCCGATAATAGTGGACAGATTACTCTTGAGGAACTAAAGAATGGTTTGGAAAGGGTAGGTGCAAATCTCAAGGATTCCGAAATAAGTGGACTAATGCAAGCG GCAGACATTAATAATAGTGGTACCATAGACTATGGTGAGTTTGTAGCAGCAATGCTTCATCTAAATAAGATTCAAAAGGAGGATCACTTGTATGCAGCCTTCTCTTATTTTGACAAAGATGGGAGTGGTTACATAACTCCAGATGAGCTCCAACAAGTCTGTGACAAGTTTGGATTGGAAAATGTTCAATTAGATGACATAATAAGTGAAGTCGACCAAGATAAT GATGGGCGTATTGATTACAATGAGTTTGCGGCTATGATGCAAGATGGTTTGGGGAAGGGATTACAAAGCAACATGAGCATTGGATTCAGGGAAAACTTGAAGCATTAA
- the LOC115700151 gene encoding VQ motif-containing protein 8, chloroplastic-like codes for MMNGPRPSRLTIINENSTKRSRAPRPPPPVVVYLNSPKIIHVRPEEFMGLVQQLTGKQSASSATAVSSSSASSSSSSTSNTFEVAASSRSSIISSSCNLDGY; via the coding sequence ATGATGAATGGCCCTAGACCTTCGAGGTTGACAATAATAAACGAGAACTCGACGAAGAGGTCACGTGCTCCAAGGCCGCCGCCACCCGTGGTGGTGTATCTCAACTCACCAAAGATAATTCATGTCCGTCCGGAGGAGTTCATGGGCCTTGTTCAGCAACTCACCGGCAAACAATCCGCCTCTTCTGCCACCGCGGTCTCCTCTTCCtcggcttcttcttcttcttcttctacatCTAACACTTTTGAAGTAGCGGCCTCATCAAGATCATCAATAATATCTTCTTCTTGTAACTTGGAtggatattaa